One genomic window of Anguilla anguilla isolate fAngAng1 chromosome 13, fAngAng1.pri, whole genome shotgun sequence includes the following:
- the iqsec1b gene encoding IQ motif and SEC7 domain-containing protein 1 isoform X6, with protein sequence MLERKYGGRFITRHAARTIQTAFRQYQMNKNFERLRSSMSENRMSRRIVLSNMRMQFSFEGPEKVHSSYFEGKQVSLTDDGTKIGALVQSECGDLVPANMKQPAAQNDFNDAITELEDAFSRQVKSLAESIDDALNCRSLHGDEGQPEPVRGHPDMEREVAYQVKPSHSADHRKLDEMTASYSDVTLYIDEEELSPPIPLSQSVDRPSSTESDLRLRSLNSSQEYWSMAHKDDKGDTDTSCRSTPSLECQDQRLRVDHLPLLTIEPPSDSSVELSDRSERGSLKRQNAYDRGIASQQGSPKHISHGLPPRGPPRDDEPTRHRPRQLESHLAINGTANRQSKSESDFSDGDNDSINSTSNSNDTINCSSESSSRDSLREQTLSKQTYHKETRNSWDSPAFSNDIIRKRHYRIGLNLFNKKPEKGIQYLIERGFVPDTPVGVAHFLLQRKGLSRQMIGEFLGNRQKQFNRDVLDCVVDEMDFSGMELDEALRKFQAHIRVQGEAQKVERLIEAYSQRYCICNPGVVRQFRNPDTIFILAFAIILLNTDMYSPNVKPERKMKLEDFVKNLRGVDDGEDIPREMLIGIYERIRKRELKTNEDHVSQVQKVEKLIVGKKPIGSLHHGLGCVLSLPHRRLVCYCRLFEVPDPNKPQKLGLHQREIFLFNDLLVVTKIFQKKKNSVTYSFRQSFSLYGMQVMLFENQYYPNGVRLTSAIPGADIKVLINFNAPNPQDRKKFTDDLRESIAEVQEMEKYRIESELEKQKGVVRPSMSQSSGLKKEAGNGNLSRASLDDSYAMGEGLKRSALSSSLRDLSEAGVHH encoded by the exons ATGCTAGAGCGTAAATATGGAGGACGATTCATAACGCGACATGCGGCTCGAACCATCCAGACGGCCTTCCGCCAGTATCAGATGAACAAGAATTTCGAGCGGCTCAGGAGCTCGATGTCGGAGAATCGCATGTCCAGACGCATCGTCCTGTCCAATATGAGAATGCAGTTTTCCTTTGAAGGACCTGAAAAAGTCCACAGCTCCTACTTCGAGGGCAAGCAGGTCTCGCTGACTGACGACGGAACCAAGATCGGGGCTCTGGTGCAGTCGGAGTGCGGGGACCTGGTCCCTGCTAACATGAAGCAGCCCGCAGCGCAGAACGACTTCAACGACGCCATCACCGAGCTGGAGGACGCCTTCTCGCGGCAGGTCAAGTCCCTGGCCGAGTCCATCGACGACGCCCTCAACTGCCGCAGCCTGCACGGGGACGAGGGCCAGCCGGAGCCCGTCAGGGGGCACCCGGACATGGAGAGGGAGGTGGCCTACCAGGTCAAGCCCTCCCACAGCGCCGACCACCGCAAGCTGGACGAGATGACGGCCTCCTACAGCGACGTGACGCTCTACATCGACGAGGAGGAGCTCTCGCCGCCCATCCCGCTGTCCCAGTCGGTGGACCGGCCGTCCAGCACCGAGTCGGACCTCCGCCTCCGCTCCCTCAACTCCTCCCAGGAGTACTGGTCCATGGCCCACAAGGACGACAAGGGCGACACGGACACCAGCTGCCGCAGCACCCCGTCTCTGGAGTGCCAGGACCAGAGGCTGAGGGTGGACCACCTGCCCCTGCTGACCATAGAGCCGCCCAGCGACAGCTCGGTGGAGCTGAGCGACCGGTCCGAAAGGGGCTCCCTCAAAAGGCAGAACGCCTACGACCGGGGCATCGCCAGCCAGCAGGGCAGCCCCAAACACATCTCTCACGGGCTGCCCCCCAGGGGCCCGCCCCGGGACGACGAGCCCACCAGGCACAGGCCCCGGCAGCTGGAGAGCCACCTGGCCATCAACGGCACGGCCAACCGGCAAAGCAAATCCGAGTCGGACTTCTCAGACGGGGACAACGACAGCATCAACAGCACTTCCAACTCCAATGACACCATAAACTGCAGCTCGGAGTCCTCGTCCAGGGACAGCCTGAGGGAGCAGACCCTGAGCAAGCAGACCTATCACAAGGAGACCCGCAACAGCTGGGACTCGCCCGCCTTCAGCAACGACATCATCCGCAAGAGGCACTACAGGATCGGCCTCAACCTCTTCAACAA GAAGCCAGAAAAGGGTATCCAGTACCTGATCGAGAGAGGATTCGTCCCAGATACGCCTGTGGGCGTGGCTCACTTCCTGCTCCAGCGGAAAGGCCTGAGCCGGCAGATGATCGGGGAGTTTCTGGGTAATCGACAGAAACAGTTCAACAGGGACGTCCTAGA CTGCGTCGTGGACGAGATGGACTTCTCAGGGATGGAGCTGGACGAAGCCCTCAGAAAGTTCCAGGCCCATATCAGAGTCCAGGGTGAAGCGCAGAAGGTGGAGAGGCTCATCGAGGCCTACAG CCAGCGATACTGCATCTGCAATCCCGGAGTAGTTCGGCAGTTCAGGAACCCGGACACCATCTTCATCCTCGCCTTTGCCATCATCCTCCTCAACACAGACATGTACAGCCCCAATGTCAAGCCAGAGCGCAAGATGAAGCTCGAGGACTTTGTGAAGAACCTTAGAG gggTGGATGACGGAGAGGACATCCCTCGGGAGATGCTGATCGGGATTTACGAGAGGATCCGCAAGCGGGAGCTGAAGACCAACGAGGATCACGTGTCCCAGGTGCAGAAGGTGGAGAAGCTGATTGTGGGGAAGAAGCCG ATTGGATCTCTGCACCACGGCCTTGGCTGT GTTCTGTCTCTGCCCCACCGCAGACTGGTGTGCTACTGCAGGCTGTTCGAGGTCCCGGACCCCAACAAGCCCCAGAAACTGGGCCTTCATCAGCGGGAGATCTTCCTCTTCAACGACCTGCTTGTG GTCACAAAGATTttccagaagaagaaaaactcAGTGACGTACAGCTTCAGGCAGTCCTTCTCTCTGTACGGGATGCAGGTGATGCTGTTTGAGAACCAGT ATTACCCCAATGGAGTCAGGCTTACATCGGCCATCCCAGGTGCAGACATCAAAGTCCTCATCAACTTCAatgcccccaacccccaggACCGCAAGAAGTTCACAGACGACCTGCGGGAGTCTATCGCCGAGGTccaggaaatggaaaaatacaggaTAGAGT cggagctggagaagcagaaGGGCGTGGTCCGGCCCAGCATGTCCCAGAGCTCTGGTCTGAAGAAGGAGGCGGGGAACGGGAACCTGAGCCGCGCCAGCCTGGACGACAGCTACGccatgggggaggggctaaagCGCAGCGCCCTCAGCAGCTCGCTGAGGGACCTCTCTGAAGCAG